Proteins from a genomic interval of Sporolactobacillus sp. Y61:
- a CDS encoding transglycosylase domain-containing protein, translated as MRFKLKRFSRYFDRLAEIWSTNRVIQTLESIRSVIWHSFLMTLSLAIIGCFFAAGTVSGYFAKVVHNQALPSYDTMQQKISNYSESSIAYFAGNIPIGKLNSDLVRTKTDLQDISPNLIHAVIATEDELFYQHHGVVPRAVIRASTEELLNQPQVTGGSSITQQLVKNQMLTNEVSIDRKFKEILLALRLEKFFSKDEILNAYLNMAPFGRDASGKNIAGVAAASEGIFNVKADRLNIPQAAFVAGLPKNPFTYSPFLNQGGLKKDLSAGINRAHTVLRRMHSEGYIDSKQLKSALAYDYRKHFAQPAKSVYTDYPYLSKEVEHRAAVILAKKSAQQQGYSGSTLYQDYLNYERITYEKNHVTGYTRLSLQEIAKKDGLDYETVENHYKLFTEMLDNAGKQLGNGGFRISTTINKPIYDGMQAIARGYSRYGPEKYARKPNGEIITVRNAKTGKDEKVTDPMQVGSIMIDNKTGKIISFVGGRDFGTSQYNFATSVTRQNGSTMKPLLVYAPAMEMGLIQPGSVVADLPYRRTINGKIYAPTDYGSTSTSSVFHGFETARKALAASHNVPAVSVFTRLSKATDKAPDFLKKMGVTSLVGTDGHNVSAALGGITRGLTVEENTNAYTTFANNGQFIDAYMIDKITDASGKVIYQHESKPVRVFSEQTNYLMLDMMRDVFKYGTGARMPGGLEFTADWAGKTGTSQNWRDSWLVASNPNITLGVWNGYAHNQQLNRYTYSDQTRSLFTGFANSAYHVDPDLMAPKEKFSQPGGVVRATACGLTGQKPTGLCQAAGFVTTDLMNKKYLPAEDVEPLIPANAPQPKPDEQQEGKEEGQKQEEKDQKETNPEKVNVFRIKPEIMSDRFPYTDLKSANPKLLGKIRP; from the coding sequence ATGCGCTTCAAACTCAAAAGATTTTCCCGCTACTTTGACCGGCTCGCAGAAATATGGTCAACAAACCGCGTCATACAAACGCTGGAATCGATCAGGAGCGTCATTTGGCACTCCTTTCTCATGACATTAAGTCTGGCCATTATTGGCTGTTTCTTTGCTGCCGGTACGGTTTCCGGTTATTTTGCAAAAGTTGTCCATAACCAGGCGTTACCCAGCTATGATACGATGCAGCAGAAAATCAGTAATTACAGTGAAAGCAGCATCGCTTATTTCGCGGGAAATATTCCAATCGGAAAACTGAACAGTGATCTGGTACGAACGAAAACGGATCTCCAGGACATTTCCCCAAATCTGATTCACGCTGTCATTGCAACTGAAGATGAACTGTTTTATCAGCATCATGGCGTGGTCCCGCGGGCTGTGATACGGGCAAGCACCGAGGAACTGCTGAATCAGCCTCAGGTGACCGGCGGCAGTTCCATTACACAGCAGCTTGTAAAAAATCAAATGCTCACCAATGAAGTTTCTATTGACAGAAAATTCAAAGAAATATTATTAGCCCTGCGTCTGGAAAAGTTCTTTTCCAAGGACGAAATTCTGAATGCTTACCTGAATATGGCCCCTTTCGGACGGGACGCTTCCGGAAAAAATATCGCAGGCGTGGCGGCAGCATCTGAAGGAATCTTCAATGTTAAAGCCGACAGACTGAACATCCCTCAGGCTGCATTTGTTGCCGGTCTGCCGAAGAACCCGTTTACTTATTCGCCGTTTCTGAATCAGGGCGGATTAAAAAAAGATCTTTCTGCCGGGATCAACCGGGCGCACACCGTTCTGAGGCGGATGCATTCAGAAGGTTATATTGACAGTAAACAGCTGAAATCAGCACTGGCTTATGACTACAGGAAGCACTTTGCACAACCGGCTAAATCTGTTTATACCGATTACCCTTATCTCTCCAAAGAAGTTGAGCATCGGGCCGCAGTGATCCTTGCCAAAAAGTCTGCACAACAACAGGGTTACAGTGGCAGCACGCTCTATCAGGACTATTTAAATTATGAAAGGATCACATATGAAAAAAACCACGTGACAGGCTACACTCGCCTTTCACTGCAGGAGATCGCAAAGAAAGACGGGCTGGATTACGAAACCGTTGAAAACCACTATAAGCTGTTCACTGAAATGCTGGATAATGCCGGAAAACAGCTTGGAAACGGCGGATTCAGAATATCCACCACCATCAATAAACCAATCTATGACGGCATGCAGGCTATAGCCCGCGGTTATTCTCGTTACGGTCCTGAAAAGTATGCCCGCAAACCCAATGGAGAAATCATCACCGTCAGGAACGCTAAAACAGGTAAGGATGAAAAGGTCACGGATCCCATGCAGGTCGGATCCATCATGATTGATAATAAAACCGGTAAGATCATCAGTTTCGTCGGAGGACGTGATTTTGGCACATCCCAGTATAACTTTGCAACGAGCGTTACCCGTCAGAACGGCTCAACAATGAAGCCCCTGCTGGTCTACGCGCCGGCCATGGAAATGGGACTGATCCAGCCCGGGTCTGTGGTTGCCGATCTTCCCTATAGAAGGACCATTAATGGAAAGATTTACGCACCGACAGATTATGGCTCGACGTCAACAAGCAGCGTTTTTCACGGGTTCGAAACGGCCAGAAAGGCTCTGGCAGCTTCTCACAACGTACCAGCCGTAAGTGTATTCACCCGCCTCAGCAAGGCTACGGACAAGGCCCCTGATTTTCTGAAAAAAATGGGCGTGACATCACTGGTCGGTACAGACGGGCACAATGTTTCTGCAGCTCTGGGCGGGATCACACGGGGGCTGACTGTTGAAGAAAACACGAATGCCTATACAACCTTTGCCAATAACGGACAGTTCATCGATGCCTATATGATTGACAAAATCACAGACGCGTCGGGGAAAGTCATCTATCAACACGAGTCAAAGCCGGTCCGGGTTTTCTCTGAACAGACCAATTACCTCATGCTTGATATGATGCGCGATGTCTTTAAATACGGAACCGGTGCCCGAATGCCGGGTGGACTGGAATTTACAGCGGACTGGGCCGGGAAAACAGGAACATCGCAGAACTGGCGTGACTCCTGGCTGGTTGCCTCTAACCCGAATATTACATTGGGAGTATGGAACGGTTATGCACATAATCAGCAATTAAACCGCTACACCTATTCCGATCAGACCCGGTCCCTGTTTACCGGATTTGCCAACAGTGCTTACCATGTGGATCCGGATCTCATGGCACCGAAAGAAAAATTCAGTCAGCCCGGAGGAGTCGTCCGGGCGACAGCATGTGGCCTGACCGGTCAGAAACCAACGGGCCTGTGCCAGGCTGCGGGCTTTGTCACGACTGATCTTATGAATAAAAAATACCTGCCTGCAGAAGATGTTGAACCACTGATACCGGCAAATGCTCCTCAGCCAAAACCAGACGAGCAACAGGAAGGCAAGGAGGAAGGGCAAAAACAGGAGGAGAAGGATCAGAAAGAAACAAATCCGGAAAAAGTGAATGTATTCAGAATCAAACCGGAAATCATGAGTGACCGGTTCCCTTACACTGATTTGAAATCAGCCAATCCGAAATTGCTGGGGAAAATTCGGCCATAG
- a CDS encoding PfkB family carbohydrate kinase: protein MEKMKANKQTLIIGAAVLDILVKVDNLPRTGEDATGDLQKIAVGGCAYNVSRVMSALGGGHVLLAPIGKGLYADIIKADFAKHGIEKTIEEDSGDNGWDVSFIEKSGERTFLTIPGIEKQWKASWFDQIDVEIYDYIYVSGYELEGDSGPVILEALKKRKPDSRLLFDASPRVSYIDRELLDEIMAPGTLIHCNRDEMNALAPSADSVENAAETLYARTHNPVVITLGDKGCYFRDSKDKGFVPGNKVNVADTIGAGDAHCAGLICALSAGSGTREAARFANGVAAKVAGKHGGA, encoded by the coding sequence ATGGAAAAAATGAAAGCCAATAAACAGACGTTAATCATCGGAGCCGCTGTCCTCGATATTCTTGTCAAAGTGGACAACTTGCCGAGAACGGGCGAGGATGCAACAGGCGATCTGCAGAAAATCGCTGTCGGTGGGTGTGCCTATAACGTCAGTCGGGTGATGAGTGCCCTTGGCGGCGGCCATGTGCTACTTGCCCCGATCGGGAAGGGCCTGTACGCGGATATCATTAAAGCCGACTTTGCAAAGCATGGCATTGAGAAAACGATTGAAGAGGATTCCGGAGACAATGGGTGGGATGTATCATTTATCGAGAAATCGGGTGAACGGACCTTCCTGACGATTCCGGGGATTGAAAAACAATGGAAGGCTTCATGGTTCGATCAGATTGATGTTGAAATTTATGATTACATCTATGTGTCGGGCTACGAGTTGGAAGGGGATTCCGGCCCGGTGATTCTGGAAGCATTAAAGAAAAGGAAACCCGACAGCAGGTTGCTTTTTGATGCAAGTCCGAGAGTTTCGTACATTGACCGCGAGCTCCTGGATGAGATAATGGCTCCCGGAACGTTGATCCACTGCAATCGGGATGAAATGAATGCATTGGCACCGTCGGCAGATTCCGTCGAAAATGCCGCAGAAACCCTGTATGCCCGGACACACAATCCGGTAGTGATTACACTTGGCGATAAGGGCTGCTATTTTCGGGACAGTAAGGATAAAGGGTTTGTTCCCGGCAATAAGGTTAACGTCGCAGATACGATCGGAGCCGGAGACGCCCATTGCGCCGGATTGATCTGTGCATTGTCAGCAGGCAGCGGCACTCGCGAAGCGGCACGGTTTGCCAATGGGGTTGCCGCGAAAGTCGCAGGAAAGCATGGTGGCGCGTGA